Genomic DNA from Prunus persica cultivar Lovell chromosome G1, Prunus_persica_NCBIv2, whole genome shotgun sequence:
TTGGATTTTTATGGCCTGGGAAACTGCTCATTTTCCATGGAGTGCCCAAAAATTAAAGTGCTTGAGGTGCAAGGTTGCAGTTGGATTCGGGTTCGTGAGGCAAAGTATTTGAGGAATCTTTCGATTGCCAATAATGCAGGTAATAACTGGTTACAAGCTTACCTTGGATGACTTGAAAAAAGTACAGTATTGGGTGcagttaatttctttttcgcCCAAGAGGCCGTTTCCTTATTGCTGTGAATTATAGTAATGACTCATTTATCTTTGTGTTTTCTGGTGTGTTTTTAGGGAGAGTCTACATGGTTGATTTTGAAAAACTTGGGGCTCTGGAGTTCTTATCCATTAGGGGTGTCCAGTGGTGTTGGGACGCAATAAGCAATATGCTTCAATGGGCAAGTGAAGTGAAGCACCTATTTATGAAGGTGGAATTCACAGGGGATTTTGAAACCCTTCAACCTTTTCCAGAGGTTGACTTCgttgattttttcaataacCATCCCAAGCTGCAAAAGTTTGATATCCATGGAGCCATGTTTGCTGCTCTTTGTCAGAAGAACAGTCTGAAAAATGTAAGTCGATACTATTTTGTAACTTTGCTATTTCAATTTAGGTCAATCTTCAAGGTAATAATTGAGTTtatatttctgtttttatCAGGTTGATTCAGGATTTGCAATTCCTTGTCTGGAAGAAGTGGTGATCACCGTGAGATCACCACTGAATGCTGAACAGAAAATGAGCACTCTTGAGTCCTTGTTGAAGTATGGGAAGAATCTAAAGGCAATTGTAATAAAGATTCTTCAGATGAAGAGCAGTCATAGCAGTGCAGATGATTTCTTCGATGAGATTTGCAGGTTTAGATACATGAACCGCAAGATAGTTAGAATAGAATAAAGCTCGCTCGGGGACTTCctgatttttccttctttactCACTTCATTCCTTTAATTCTCTGATTACAGCATGACTGCTAATTTGATTGAACTATGATCATTCTTAATGGTTTCAAAATTGAGTTTGTTAGCTTTAATTTACACCGCCAAGTATGTTCTATGTTTTTGCTATATTTTCACCTAAGTTATGGATGTAACTGTTGTCTGTTGAGAAAGTTGAATGCAGCTAATCCTTACCTAATAAAAACCTAATAAAAGTGAACAGCTAAATTTGTGTTAACGGTGTAATTGGTTTGTAATTGATTCTTTGATTGAGGAACTCTTGGTTCCAGTTAAGGGGTGGATATAGGGCAAAAGCCATTAAAGTAGGAAACAAAGTCATCTGTGTTTTTAGAGGTGGCATGGATTGGGATCAGATCCAGGGTCCAGTTTTATTCAATTCTTGGTTACATTGGATGGAATCAAGCCCTAGACCTATCCTAATCCTAACCCGTTGTCCCACCTCATCACTTAGGCTAACACCAAGAGCTTCAATGCATTTAGGATTCAATCGAGTCAAATTGCggattttaattcaaaaaaaattcatggaaCAATAGAAATGCTTCATTTGGATTAATCATGAAGCAAAGTGCAAAACTCACGTTCAGCTGCCTCTTCTAAGCATCCTCTGTTGGCTACCTTTATTTGCCTCCTGAGCAAAGGTGTTTCCCcccttttttatataattaatttatttgctAGGACTGAAATTGCCAATCCTATCTCAGATGTAACCAACTTTATACAACCATGTTCTTATGTATCTCATCACCTGACGAGAGAATAGGAACATGGTTGTGTTAGGGAAGTTTTTCCCTTCATGGAAATAGCCATTTGCTATGTCAAATTTCTACTTCACAGGCAATATGAAGTGATGGACACCAAATTTGTCCTAGAGTTCAAGTTATCCGAAATATCGAAGCGACCGTACATTGATGCACATCAAATGGTTCAGTAAAGACTCATTAAGAGGTTCCTTGACAACGACTTTTGCTTCATCTTGGCCAACACTACACAATTTTGAACCTCAACAAAGCCAATGCATAAGGAAGAGCTAAAGTGAATGCATATCAATTACCCAGTTAACAAAGTATCTATTGGTACACAAGAAATTCAAACTATCATTATTTCCTGAAAATTTATTGCTTTTCCTTTCTCAAATTTCTCTTTCgaccaaaacaagaaaactgcCAGTCTGTCTACTCATAGTTTACATTACTTTGTCttaaaattttccttttctatttcactttttgtctagaaagaaaaattcgGGTAGAAGAATTTAAATAAGCTTCTTCTTTTGGAAAAATTGCTTCAGGTGCAATAACTGCAGACCTGAAACTCCAATGCAGACGCCCAAGGACATCATGCTAAACCACGCCACCCTTGTGTTTGTTCGTTCACTTAAATTCCTCATATCCGCTTCTCTGAGTATATCCAAGATAAAACAACGAATAAATTACAACAGAAATAGACATGCTGAATGAATTCTTATTAGGAACGCAAAGATTACCTGCCCTTGATATAAAGTAGATTATCGTGGATGGCCTCCACTGCCCCCTCCAGTTTCCGTAGTTCAAGCTCAAGACCCTATATGAGGGCAGATACTTAGAATAAGCACAGTTAAAGGATAATGATGCCCAAAAGAATATTGATAATCCTGCCCCACAATAACCTATACTAGTGTGAAGACTTGCACTTGATAAGTCAAGAATCAATAGCAAACCATTAGTAGTGGTCGGAAAGCAAATTTCCGTCACATAAATTTACAGCATTCAATCTAGAAATTCATTTCTATGCCATTGCAGACACCTAAAACTTTAATAAACTTTTCACAACAGCACTCAGTTCACTACTAATGTCCCTTATCAGATACCAAAATCTTAGCATTAATGAAATGCATAAaacatgtatgtatatatgcatattag
This window encodes:
- the LOC18790108 gene encoding F-box protein At1g10780, producing MDSLPDAIVQYILSHMNNARDVAICNCVSKRWKDSIPYIRSLYFPRNSFDNHLGRDSPDDIVLKMISLIEKLENLVVYSPFSAAGLASWLMLIGPTLRYLELRMDNLAEQQACHEIPSKLDCLIAAENLESLKLWGVLMTRSPNWDVFQKLSNLEIVGARLEDPALSTVLQACPNLTNLLLLGCEGVRSVSIELPYLEQCKLDFYGLGNCSFSMECPKIKVLEVQGCSWIRVREAKYLRNLSIANNAGRVYMVDFEKLGALEFLSIRGVQWCWDAISNMLQWASEVKHLFMKVEFTGDFETLQPFPEVDFVDFFNNHPKLQKFDIHGAMFAALCQKNSLKNVDSGFAIPCLEEVVITVRSPLNAEQKMSTLESLLKYGKNLKAIVIKILQMKSSHSSADDFFDEICRFRYMNRKIVRIE